The DNA region ATTCGGGCTCGTGCAGCACCGGCGCGAGGTCTAATTTGTGGGCCTTCCAGTGCTTGGCGGCCTGGGCGGTGTCGAGTGCGCCGACCTGTCCGACCATCTCGTTGACGGTGCGGAATCCCAACTGCGCCATCAGCTCGCGGACTTCCTCGGCGATGAACATGAAGAAGTTCTCGACGAATTCAGGCTTGGCGTTGAATCGCTTGCGCAATTCCGGGTTCTGCGTGGCCACCCCCACCGGGCAGGTGTCGAGGTGGCAGACACGCATCATGATGCAGCCCGCCACCACCAGCGGCGCGGTGGCGAACCCGAACTCCTCGGCGCCCAACAGCGCGGCGACCACGACGTCGCGGCCGGTCTTGAGCTGGCCGTCGACCTGGACGACGATGCGGTCCCGTAAACCGTTGAGCAGCAACGTTTGCTGGGTCTCCGCCAGGCCCAGCTCCCACGGAGCGCCCGCATGCTTCTGGGACGTCAGCGGGGTGGCGCCGGTGCCGCCGTCATGACCGGAGATCAGCACGACGTCGGCGTGCGCTTTGGAAACTCCGGCGGCGACGGTCCCGACGCCGTTCTCGCTCACCAGCTTCACGTGCACCCGCGCCTGCGGGTTCGCGTTCTTCAGATCGTGGATCAGCTGGGCCAGATCCTCGATCGAGTAGATGTCGTGGTGCGGCGGCGGCGAGATCAGGCCGACGCCGGGGGTCGAGTGGCGCACCTCGGCCACCCACGGGTACACCTTGTGCCCCGGAAGCTGGCCGCCCTCACCGGGTTTGGCGCCCTGGGCCATCTTGATCTGGATGTCGGTGCAGTTGGACAGGTAGTGGCTGGTCACGCCGAACCGGCCCGAGGCGACCTGTTTGATGGCACTGCGGCGCCAGTCGCCGTTCTCCTCGCGGTCGAACCGCGACACGGACTCACCGCCCTCACCTGAGTTCGACCGTCCACCGAGTCGGTTCATCGCGATGGCGAGCGTCTCGTGGGCTTCGGCGGAGATCGAGCCGTAGCTCATCGCCCCGGTCGAGAACCTCTTGACGATCTCGGCGGCGGATTCCACCTCGTCGATCGGTACGGACGCACGGTCACCCTCGCGGAACTTCAGCAACCCGCGCAGCGAGGCCATCCGCTCACTCTGGTCGTCGACCAGCGACGTGTACTCCTTGAAGATCGAGTACTGCCCGGTGCGCGTCGCGTGCTGCAGCTTGAACACCGTATCGGGGTTGAACAGGTGGTACTCGCCCTCGCGGCGCCACTGGTATTCGCCGCCGACCTCGAGTTCGCGGTGCGCCCACTCGTCGGGCCGGTCCAGGTAGGCCAGCGCATGCCGCGCGGCGACATCGTCGGCGATGTCGTCGAGGTCGATGCCGCCGACCGGACACGACAGTCCGGTGAAGTACTCGTCGAGCACCTTCTGGCTGATACCGATGGCCTGGAAGAGCTGGGCACCGGTGTAGGAGGCCAGGGTGGAGATGCCCATCTTGGACATCACCTTGAGCACGCCCTTGCCGGCAGCCTTGACGTAGTTGGCCTTGGCCTGATCGCTGGAGATGTCGGCGATCACTCCGCGATCGACCATGTCTTCGATGGACTCGAATGCCATGTAGGGGTTGATCGCCGCGGCGCCGAAGCCGACCAGGCACGCCATGTGGTGCACCTCGCGGGCGTCGCCCGCCTCGACGACCAGGCCGACCTGGGTGCGGGTGCGTTCCCGCACCAGGTGGTGATGCACGGCCGACACGCTCAGCAGCGACGGGATGGGCGCCATCTGCTCGTTGGACTCGCGGTCGGACAGCACGATGATGCGTGCGCCGTCGCGGATCGCCGACGACACCTTGGCGCGGACGTTGTCGAGCGCCTCCTTGAGGCCCTGACCGCCGCGGTTCACCGGGTACAGACAGCGGATCACCGCCGCGCGCAACCCGTGCTTGTGGCCCCGGATCTCGTGGTCGGGGTCGACACAGATCAGCTTCGAGAGCTCGGCATTACGCAGGATGGGCTGCGGCAGGACGATCTGCCTGCACGACGCGGCGCCCGGATTGAGCAGGTCGCCCTCCGGACCGACGGTGCCCGACAGGCTGGTCACGACCTCTTCGCGGATGGCGTCCAGCGGCGGGTTGGTCACCTGGGCGAACAACTGCTGGAAGTAGTCGTAGAACATCCGGGGCCGCGCCGACAACACCGCGACGGGGGTGTCGGTGCCCATCGACCCGAGGGCTTCGGCGCCGGTTCGCGCCATCGGCGCGACCAGCAGGTTCAACTCTTCGTAGGTGTATCCGAACGCCTGCTGACGCAGCACGACGCGGTGGTGCGGCATGCGCACGTAGTCACCCGGCGGCAGCTCGTCGACGTTGAACAACCCGGCGTCGAGCCACTCCCGGTACGGCTGCTCGGAGGCGAGTTCGGCCTTGATCTCCTCGTCGGCGACGATCCGGCCCTGCGCGGTGTCGACGAGGAACATGCGGCCGGGCTGCAGCCTCATCTTCTTGACGACGGTGGCGGGATCGAGGTCGAGGACACCGGCCTCCGACGCCATCACCACCAGGCCGTCACTGGTCACCCAGATCCGCGACGGGCGCAGGCCGTTGCGGTCCAGCACTGCGCCGATGACGGTTCCGTCGGTGAAGCACACCGACGCGGGGCCGTCCCACGGCTCCATCAGCGAGGCGTGGTACTGGTAGAAGGCCCGGCGGGCGGGGTCCATCGACTCGTGGCGCTCCCAGGCCTCCGGGATCATCATCAGCATGGCGTGCGGCAGACTGCGTCCGCCCAGATGCAGCAGTTCGAGCACCTCGTCGAAGCGTGCGGTGTCCGATGCCCCCGGGGTGCAGACCGGGACGATCTTGTCGAGATCCTGGCCGCCGAACACATCGGTCTTGATCAGCGCTTCCCGGGCCCGCATCCAGTTCTCGTTGCCGGTCACGGTGTTGATCTCACCGTTGTGCGCAACCCGGCGGAAGGGGTGCGCCAGCGGCCACGACGGGAAGGTGTTGGTGGAGAACCGCGAGTGCACGATGCCCAATGCGCTGGTCAGGCGGTCGTCCTGCAGGTCGAGGTAGAACGCTCGCAGCTGCGGTGTCGTCAACATCCCCTTGTACACGAAGGTCTGACCGGAAAGGCTTGGGAAGTAGACGGTTTCGCGGCCCGGGCCGTCCTGACCGGGCCCTTTGGTGCCGAGCTCGTGTTCAGCTCGTTTGCGCACCACGTAGGCGCGGCGTTCCAGATCCATTCCGGACGCGCCGGCGATGAACACCTGGCGGAAGGTCGGCATCGCGTCGCGGGCCAGCGCCCCGAGCGAGGAGTCGTCGGTCGGCACGTCGCGCCATCCGAGAACGTGCAGCCCCTCGGCCTCGGCGATCTTCTCCACCGACTCGCACGCGGTGGCCGCGTCCTTCGACGATTGCGGCAGGAAGGCGATACCGGTGGCGTAGGCGCCCGGTTCGGGCAGTTCGAAGTCGACGACCGCCCGCAGGAAATCATCGGGCACCTGCAGCAGGATGCCGGCACCGTCGCCGGTGTTCGGCTCCGCGCCCTGGGCGCCTCGGTGCTCGAGGTTCAGCAGGGCGGTGATGGCCTTGTCGACGATGTCGCGGCTGCGACGGCCGTGCATGTCGGCCACCATCGCCACGCCGCACGCATCGTGCTCGAACGCGGGGTTGTACAGCCCTTGACGACTGGGCGCCATTCCCACCTACCTTATTTTCGTGCACACGCCTTCGCGGAGCGCAGGGACGGCAACCGTCGACGAGAGCGTTAGCCGGTATGGCGATGGAGGTACCTTCGTGCAGCACCGAACGACGGCCCTTTTCCCACTCGCCACAAGTGGTGAAAACGATATGACAAAGGGCCACTGACATGCCAACTTAGTCCGCCCTAAGTAGATTCGCCGGCTGCGTCGTCCGGGCAATGCGTTCCCGCCCCGGTTACGGGCCAATAACGTTGCCGCGGCATCCTTTTCGCTGCGCCAGGAATCAGTGGCCACGGGTGAGGGAAAGATCACCCCCAGCGACCTGATCGAAAGAAACTTTGCTGTGCACATTTTTTTCTCATTCTGTGCTGCAACGACGCCGTCCGCAAAATTTGCGCAAAAGCTTAGTCGGATTCTTAGAAACCCGTCGCGGGGGCACCGGACATCGCCTCGGGCAACCGAATCGCCCGCGGTGTTGGCGGCGTGCCGTATTCCGCTGTCCGCCAGCGGTTTTGTCTGCCGCGGCGGAGGCCTGGGGCGCTTGCCGACGGCTCGACGGCTCCGGGTGCCGTGGCCGGGCATTCGATATACCCACCCCGGGTATGGGCTGATCGCGCCTGCCGTCAGGCTGCAGGGGTGCCTCACCCGCTGAACACCCCGCTCGGTCGCTTCGGGATCGACACCACCGACGAGGGCCCACAGCGCTGCGTCGCCTCCATTCCGGCCGCGGGCATGCTCAATCCGCTGACCGGCGCGCCGACGATCGCCCCGCTGGCGATGCTGGTCGACCATATCGGCGGTTTGAGCAATCACGGTCGCCGTGCGCCGCGAGAGTGGACGGTCTCGAGCGAGTTGTCCCTCGAGGTGACGCCCGACGCCGTCGACGTGATCAACCGCCACCCCGACGACCAGGTCGTGGGCACATCGCGCCCGCTGGGCCGGAAGGGCACTTCGGCGTTGGCGTTGTGTGAACTCAGCGTCGGCGACGACATCGTCGCGACCGCGACGGTCCGCTCCTTCTACATCAGCGTTCCCGACGACGTGGCCACGTGGCCCGACGGCCCCGCGGGGTCGACGGTCGGCGCGACGCTGGCCGAACTGATGGCAGTGCAGATCGGTGAAACCGGGGGAACCGCAACGGTTCTGATGCAGCACGACGACCCGGTTCTCAACAACGCAGTGGGCGCGGTGCACGGCGGGGTGTCGTCGATGGGACTCGAACTGGTCGGTTCCGCGGCACTGAATCGAGACGGCGCGGAAACGCTGTTCCGCACCGCCTCGCTCCGGGTGAATTTTCTACGGCCGTTCCACGGCGGCGCCGAAGCCCACTACGTCGCCAGACCGCTGCATGCGGGTCGCCGCAGCGGGGTGGCGGAGACGCAGGCAGTCGGGGCCGACGGCAGGGTCGCCTTGACGGCCCGACTGACCGCGTATCGGTGAATCTCTAGGACTTCTTCTTGGCTTTGCTCGCTGCAGCCTTCTCGCTGGCGGCGCCCTCGGTGACCAACTCGCCACCGGCGTTCTCCAGGTGTGCCCGCACGAACCACTGGAACTTCTCGAGTTCACCCGCGTGGCCGATCAGCATGTCCTCGGACACCGGATCGAGGTCGCCGAGCACCTCGATGCTCTTGCGGGTGTCCTCGACGACGCCGTTGTAGACCAGGTTGAGCGCGGCCAGGTGGGCCAGCACTGTGTCACGGTTGACCGAGTAGTCGTCCCAGGTGCGGTCGCTGATGATGGCTCCGGGAGTACCCAGCGGTGACTTGCCCAGGGCGGCGATGCGCTCGGCCACTTCGTCGGCGTATCCGCGAACCAGCTCGACCTGTGGGTCGATCATCTCGTGCACACCGATGAAGTTCGGGCCCACCACGTTCCAGTGGATGTGCTTGAGGGTCAGGTGCAGGTCGTTGTACCGGCTGAGCGCCTTCTGCAGCAGCTCTGCCACCTCGGCGCCGTCCTTTGCGGACATGCCGGGCACGGTGAATGAAGTCATGGTCAGCTCCTTCGCTTGTCCCGCGTCGTGTACCCGGGCGGACAAGGCGATAATCACGTGCGGGGAGCGTCACAGTTCGGCCAGATTCGGGATCGGCGCACGCGGCCCGAACCGCGGATTAACGGCGAGTCCACTGGCTTCCAGCGTCCGCACCGCCCGGTGCCGGTGCGGACGGACCGGCTCGAGCAGGTCGAGCATCTGTGCGTCGTCGATCGGGTGCCCGAGCAGGCTCCAACCGACCATCTTCGCGAGGTGATAGTCACCGACCGACAGCGCGTCGGCGTCGCCGAAGGCCCGCTGCGCCGTCTCGGCGGCCGTCCACTCCCCCACGCCGGGCAGCGACATCAACGCCGCACGCGCCGCTTCTGCGGGGCGTTTGACCAGCCTCTCCAGCGCATCCGCACGCTGGGCGCATCCCACCATCGTGCGGGCCCGGCCGGGATCGACGTTGGCCCGGTGGAACTCCCACGACGGGATCCGCCGCCAGGCGTCGGCGGTCGGCGGGACCCGCAGATGCGCAGGCCCCGGTCCGGGTGCCGGCGCGCCGAACCGGGTGACCAGGCGACGCCAGCCACGGTGCGCATCGATGCCGTAGACGCGCTGCTCCAAGATTGCGGGTAGCAGTGCTTCCAGGACGCGGCCGGTGCGACCGAGCCGTAGGTGAGGGACCCGACGCCGGGCCGCAGCGAGGGTCGGCTCGACGGGCTGGAACGCCGTCGCGTCGTCGTCGGCGCCCAGTAGAGCGGGCAACCCGTCGGTGAACTCGTCCGCACCCGGCCCCCAGGCTTCGCAGTCGACGGTGTCGGGCGCCCCCCGGCAGATCCGGGCCGTGACCGCGCCGCTGCGCATCACGCTGGTCCGCCAGATCGCCCCGTCGGCGCCGACGTGATAGCAGGGGTCTCCCCTGCCGCGACGTAACGGTGACAGCGTCAGACCCGGACTGGCGGGTCCGTCGAAGACCACGCTGGCCGAGCTGGGCACGACGCCAGCCTAGGCGTCTACACCGACATCGGCCTTGTCCGGATAGAACGCGACGTGACCTGCGATGGCGGCGACCGCGGGGAAGGGTTCCTCGTAGGTCCACACCGCGTCGTCGACGGTTCCTCCGTCAGCGGTCTGCAGGTGGTAGTAGCCGGCGTCCCCCTTGAACGGGCAGTACGTTTCGGTGTCGCTGCGGGTCAACTGGGCGACGACGTCGGCGATCGGGATGTACTGCACCGCGGGATAGCTGGCTTCCCGCAGGGTGAGCGCGGCATCGGATTCGGCGACCACTTGTCCGTGGATGCGGACGGTGACGCGGGCGCCTGTCGGTTCGACGGTGATGGGGTGCTCGGCTGTGGGTTCGAGTACGGGTCGGGTCACGTCGTCGTTCAACGACAGCGGTGGCCGATAACATCCCCGATATGACCTCATCGGCCGCACCCGACGCCCAGGGATCAGTCACGATCGCCGCCGACCCCGCCGCGGTGTACGCGTTGCTCACCGATCTGCCCACGCTGGCCGCTCTGGCCGAAGAAGCCGAGACGATGCAGTGGCGAAAGGGAGAGACCGCGAGCCCCGGGGCGGTGTTCTCGGGACAGAACCGCAACGGCTCCCACACGTGGACCACGAAGTGCACGGTGACCGCTGCCGATCCGGGCCGGGCGTTCGCCTTCGATGTACGGTCCTTCGGCATCGTGCCGATCGCCCACTGGCGCTACGACATCGCGGCGACAGATGTCGGCTGCACCGTCACCGAATCCGCATGGGACCGCCGACCCCGGTGGATTCTCAGGCCCGCGGCGCTGACCACCGGCATCAGGGACCGCACCGCCGCCAACACCGAACACATCAGGATCACCCTGCAGCGGCTCAAGGAGCGCGCCGAACAGATCTAGTGCGGACGCCCGGCGATCTTGTCGGCCACCACCGCGATCGGGGACGTGTGAGATCTCCCGCGGGCCTCGTGCCGGTCGGCGGCCTTGTACGCCAGGTACATTCCGCGCACTCCCAACCACCGCAGCGGCTCCGGTTCCCATGCGCGTGAGTGGTGACCGACCCACGGCAGGGCGGTCAGCGGCGTGGTCCGGTCCAGGATCAGATCGGCGAGGGTGCGCGCCGCGAGGTTGGTGGCCGTGACGCCGTGCCCGACATAGCCACCCGCCCAGCCCAGCCCGGTCGCCCTGTCGTAGTCGACCCCCGCCTGCCAGTCCCGCGGCACCGCCAGCACACCGCACCAGCCGTGGGCGATCGGCACGTCGGCGACCTGCGGGAGGATGGCGTGCAGGGTGTCGCGCAGGTGCGCGATGGTGTGTTCGGGCACCCGTCCGTCACGGTCGGTTCTGGATCCGAACCGGTACGGCACGCTGCGCCCCCCGAGGGCGATCCGGTCGTCGGCCGTGCGCTGGGCGTAGAAGAAGCCGTGCGCGGTGTCGCCCAGGGTCTCCCGGCCCTGCCAGCCGATCTCGTCCCAGCGTGCTGCCGGTATCGGGTCGGTGGCGATCATCGAACTGTTCATCGGGAGCCATCGACGCTTCAGACCGGGCAGGGTCGTGGTGAAGCCCTCGGTGGCGCGCACGACCACCGGGGCGCTGACCGTCCCCCACGTCGTGGATGCGCGGCCGGCGCTGATCTCGAGGACCGGGGAGCGCTCGTAGACGGCGACGCCGAGCCTTTCGACGGTGTCGGCAAGGCCCCGTGCCAGCATGGCCGGTTGGATTCGGGCACAGTGCGGATTGTGGTAGGCCGCGACGACGCCGTCGAGTCGAATGCGCTGGGCGGCATCCTCTTTCGTGAGCTCCTCGATACCGTCGATCTGCCAGCGCCGTTCGGCCTCCAGAGCTGCGGTCAGCCGCGACGCCTGGGCCGGATTGCGGGCGATCTCGAGGGTGCCGCCCTTGACGATCCCGGCGTCGATGGACTCGCGGGCGGCGACGTCGATCACCTCGTCGACGGCCTCGTTGAGCGCCCGCTGCCAGGCCACCACGCCGTCACGCCCGTGCCGGCGCGCCATCCGCTCCCGGTCGCCGGGAACCAGACCCGACAGCCAGCCCCCGTTACGGCCCGACGCCCCGAAACCGGCGAACCGGGCCTCGAGCACCACGATGCGCAGCCCGGGATCGGCTTTCTTCAGGTAGTAGGCCGTCCACAGCCCGGTGTACCCGGCACCGACGATGCAGACGTCGGCCTCACGGCTGCCGGGCAGCGGGTCCCGAGGGACCGGCGCACCGTCGAACCAGTGCGAGACGTGGCCGTTGATGGGCGCTCGGGTGGACACCTACCGATTGTGGCAGCCGGAGCGCGGTCCTCAACCGGCGGGCTTGCTCGCCCGTTTGGCAGCACGCAGGCCCACCCAGAACTTCGCGGCTTCCCGGATGGACTCCTCGACCGGCCTTGGCTGCCAACCCAATTCGCGCTTCGCCTTGCTGCAGTCGACGGGCGCCTCAGCGCGCATCAAGCGCAGCGAGTCCAGCGACAAGCGTTCGTCGGTGCCCTTCAACCGCGCTTTGACGCTGCCCATCGCCGCCAGCACGTAGGACAGCACCAGCGGCATCTTCTTCGTCGGCGCAGGGACGCCCGCGGCGTCGGCGGCGATCTGCACCACGTCGGCGTTGGAGATCATCCTCTCGGAGATCAGGTAGCGCTCCCCGACGCGGCCCTTCTCCGCTGCCAGCACCATGGCGTCGGCGGCGTCGTCGATGCCCACCGCTTCGAGTTCGATGCCGCTCATCACGAACGGCAGCTTGCCGAATGCCGCGCCGGCGATGATCGCGCCGTGCGGGGTGCGTCCCCAGTCACCGGCGCCGTAGGTCGTGGACACACACATGGCCACGGCGGGCAGCCCCCGGGAGCGGGCGTAGTCCAGCACCAGATCCTCGGCCTGCACTCGCGACCTGACGTACGGCGTCAATCCGCGGTCGGAGATGGTGTCCGACTCGGTGGCGACGCGGCCACGCCGACGTCCCACGGTCACATAGCTGCTGGTGAAGACGAACTTCTCCAGCCTCTCGGCGACAGCGGGTTCCACGGCGACGTCGAGGACGTTGCGGGTGCCCTCGACGTTGGTGCGGAAAAGCGGTGCGGGATCACGCAGCCAGCCGCGGGCGTCCACAACGCAGTAGTAGACGACATCGCAGCCGGTCATCGCCTGCCGCAGCACCGCGTCGTCCCAGATGTCCCCGATGAACCGCGTCACCGTCAGATCGTCGATGCCGATGGTGTTCGCGCCCTCGCGCACCATCACCCGCACGTCCCGGCCGTCGGCCACCAGCCGACGGGTCACGTGGCTGCCGAGGTAACCGTTGGCGCCGATCACGAGGACCGGGGCGAGCGAAGCGACGGGAGACGGTCCGGTCACTTCTGGGGCCCGAACTTGGCCATCCACTCCGCTGCGACATCGGGCAGCGTGCCGAGTTCCGCGGCCTTCCTGCACCACTTCACCGTCGTCGAGACGAACCGCAGCGGGTTGTAGATGTCCTCCTGCCGACACCATTTCCCGTCACCGGCGTAGGTGACGATCGAGATGTTGGTGGCGCTGATGATCGTGCCGTCCCCCGGGTCGCGCATCGGGTTGTCGAGTTCGCAGATGACGCGAGCCGAGGCTTCGTCGTAGACCCGCCACAGCGCCGGGAACGACGTCATGTAGCTGCCCGGGAAGGTCTCCATGGTCTTCCAGATCCAGGGTCGCACCTCCTCACGGCCGCGCATCGTCCCGGCCGCGTGCTCGATGTAGAGGATGTCGTCGGAGTACTGGTCAACCCATGGATCCCAGTCGCGGGTCTGCGCCGCGCGGTCGACCGTCCTCTCGAACTCCCCGAACGCAGCTACGAGTTCTTCCCTGGAGAAAGTGTTGGCCGCCACACCAGGAACTAGAACACGTTCTACCCGCGGTTGTCGAGCGCCGATCAGGCGAGGCTCAGCACACGCCGTGCGCCCAGCGGATTCTGCAGCGGGACATCCAGCCCCCCGAACACCGCGATCATGATGCAGGCCCGCCCCACCGCCTGGGGCAGCGTTCCGGAGCGCAGGTCGACGACCACGTCGTCGGCTGTTTCGTGGACGCGTGCGGTCACCCCGAAACACTCCGGAGTCCCGGTGGTGAAATGCAGGCGGACCACACGGTCGTCGGTGGTGCGGCTCCACGCCTCGGGGTGCATCGGGTGGCCGTCGACGATCGCCGGCTCGTCGGTGAACATCAATGCGGGAGTCCCTGCCAACACTTCCGGGACCGGGACCGGGATCGGCGGCGGTTCGGGCATCGGCTGGGCGGTCGCCGGTGCGGCACCGCATGCCATCGCGAGCACCAGAAAAACCGCAAGTACACCCGCACCGTTGCGCATGGCCCGAGCGTAATGCGGAGCCAACGATTCGGATTAAAACCGCAGCACAAACGGTTATACCGGCACTATGACACATAAATACAACAAGAACCCCGCGGCCGTCGCCGCGCTGTCACCCGAGCAGTACCGCGTCACCCAGACCGACGGCACCGAGCGGCCCTTCACCGGCGAGTACTGGGACAACCACGAACCCGGCATCTACGTCGACGTGGTGTCCGGAGAGCCGCTGTTCGCCTCGGTCGACAAGTTCGAGAGCGGTTCGGGGTGGCCGAGCTTCACCAAACCGATCCAGAGGCAGAACGTCGTGGAGAAGCGTGACTTCAAGCTCCTGCTGCCTCGCACCGAGGTGCGTTCCGCCCACGGCGACAGCCATCTCGGCCATGTCTTCAAGGACGGTCCGCGCGACGAAGGCGGCCTGCGGTACTGCATCAACTCGGCGGCCCTGCGTTTTGTCCACCTCGACGATCTCGAGGCGGAGGGGTATGCAGAGTACAAGGGACTTTTCATGAATCCGGCAGGAAAGGAACACAAGTGAGCGACTACAAGCGCGCAGTGTTGGCGGGCGGCTGCTTCTGGGGGATGCAGGATCTGATCCGCAAGCAGCCCGGCATCGTGTCCACCCGGGTCGGATACACCGGCGGCAAGAACGACCACCCGACCTACCGCAACCACCCCGGGCACGCGGAGGCCATCGAGATCGTCTACGACCCCGAGCAGACCGATTACCGGGCGGTGCTGGAGTTCTTCTTCCAGATCCACGATCCGACGACCAAGGACCGCCAGGGCAACGACGTCGGCACGAGCTACCGCTCGGAGATCTTCTACGTCGACGACGAGCAACGCCAGGTCGCCGAGGACACCATCGCCGACGTCGATGCATCCGGGTTGTGGCCGGGCAAGGTCGTCACCGCACTGAGCCCGGCGCCGGAATTCTGGGACGCCGAACCCGAGCACCAGGACTACCTGGAGCGCTACCCCAGCGGCTACACCTGTCACTTCCCGCGGCCGGGCTGGAAGCTGCCCAAACGCGCCGAGGTCTGATCCCGCGACAGTCAGACGGCAGGGCGGCGGCGGTGCAGGATGACGCGGCCGCCGTCCTTGGGGGTGTAGGCGACCCCCCGCGAGTGTGACTTCTCGTCCGCCTCGGTGGTCGTGCTGATCACGAAGTGCCGCAACACCGTTCGCAGCACCATGTCCATCTCGACGTTGGCGAACGCGGCGCCGACACAGCGGCGGGTGCCGCCGCCGAACGGAATGTGGGCGAAGGTGTTCGGCCGCTCGCCGATGAAGCGCTGAGGATCGAAGCGCTCCGGGTCCGGGAACTCCTGCAGCCGGTGGTGCACCTGACCGATCGCGACGACGATCGAATACCCCTGCGGGATGACCCAGTCCCCGAGCTGGAACGTGGGAGCGTAGACGTGCCTGCCGGCGAAGTCGATCACAGTGCGCGATCGCTGGATCTCCAGGATGGTCGCCTGCCGGTACTCGCCTGCGTCGGTGTCAGCCTCGGCCACCAACTCGGCCAGCACCTCGGGGTGGCGACTGATGCGCTCGAACGCCCACCCCAGGGTCGCTGCCGTGGTCTCGTGTCCGGCCGCCAGCAGCGTGAGCAGTTCGTCACCGATGTCCTGGCGCGACATCGTCGAGCCGTCCTCGTAGGTGCTGCGCAACAGCAGCGCGAGCACGTCGTCGCGCGTCTCGAAGTCCGGGTCGGCCTGCACCGCGTCGATCAGCCGACCGATCACCTCGTCGTACCGGCGCCGATAGGCGGCCAGCCGCCCCCAGGGACTGAATCGGCCGTAGGTGCGGGTCGGGGTCGGCAGCACCGCCAGGCGCGAACCGAGCGTGACCCACGGCGGAATGATCCGGCGCAACTCGTCGAGCTGCGCACCGTCGGCGCCGAACACCGCCCGCAGAATTGCGTTCAGCGTGATCCGCATCATCGGCTCGAGGGTTTCGAAGGCCTGCCCCTCGGGCCAGTCCGCGGCCTCGCGCAGCGTCTCCTCTTCGAAGATCTTTTCGTAGTTCTTGATGCTCTTTCCGTGGAACGGCGGTGTGAGCAGCTTGCGGCGGCGGCGGTGATCCTTCCCGTCGAGGGCGAAGACCGACCCCGAGCCGAGCACTCGGGACAGGTTGGGCTGGATGTTGCCCACATCGTCGGTGTTGGCCATGAACAACTGCTTGGCCAGTGCCGGGTCGGTGACGATCACCGTCCGTCCGAACACCGGCAGCGTCAGCGTGAAGACGTCACCGCAGCGGCGGACGATCTGCGCGACCGTCCACTTGCGGGAGACCGAGAAGCCGAGGCCCTGCAGGAACTTGGGCAGGGGCGGGGTCGGCGGCAACCGGACCGGCAGCGGCGGCGCGGCAGCTTCCGCGGGGTCGGTGGGGGCGGCTGGAGCCGGCGTCACGATCGTGGCTTCGCTCATCGGAATCTCCCGGTCGATCGGTGGTACTACGGTGTACCGCAGACTTCTCCGGTACGGTACCGGGTGGTACCACGACGGCGCAAGGGTGAAGGAGCGGTCATGACGACTCCGGTGCTCGCCGCGGTGGCCGACCGCCTTCTCGACGGCCTGGCCTCGTCCATCGGCGAACGTGGCTACCGGGACAGCACCGTCGCCGACATCGTGCGCCACGCCCGGACCTCCAAGCGCACCTTCTACGAACAGTTCGCCAGCAAGGAGGACTGTCTGATCGAACTGCTGCGCCGCAACAACGACGATCTGATCGCCGGCATCCAGGCGACCGTGGACGGGGAAGCGGACTGGCGGGTGCAGATCCGCCAGGCGGTCGGCGCATACGTCGACCACAT from Mycobacterium sp. DL includes:
- a CDS encoding DNA starvation/stationary phase protection protein is translated as MTSFTVPGMSAKDGAEVAELLQKALSRYNDLHLTLKHIHWNVVGPNFIGVHEMIDPQVELVRGYADEVAERIAALGKSPLGTPGAIISDRTWDDYSVNRDTVLAHLAALNLVYNGVVEDTRKSIEVLGDLDPVSEDMLIGHAGELEKFQWFVRAHLENAGGELVTEGAASEKAAASKAKKKS
- a CDS encoding PaaI family thioesterase, encoding MPHPLNTPLGRFGIDTTDEGPQRCVASIPAAGMLNPLTGAPTIAPLAMLVDHIGGLSNHGRRAPREWTVSSELSLEVTPDAVDVINRHPDDQVVGTSRPLGRKGTSALALCELSVGDDIVATATVRSFYISVPDDVATWPDGPAGSTVGATLAELMAVQIGETGGTATVLMQHDDPVLNNAVGAVHGGVSSMGLELVGSAALNRDGAETLFRTASLRVNFLRPFHGGAEAHYVARPLHAGRRSGVAETQAVGADGRVALTARLTAYR
- the gltB gene encoding glutamate synthase large subunit, with product MAPSRQGLYNPAFEHDACGVAMVADMHGRRSRDIVDKAITALLNLEHRGAQGAEPNTGDGAGILLQVPDDFLRAVVDFELPEPGAYATGIAFLPQSSKDAATACESVEKIAEAEGLHVLGWRDVPTDDSSLGALARDAMPTFRQVFIAGASGMDLERRAYVVRKRAEHELGTKGPGQDGPGRETVYFPSLSGQTFVYKGMLTTPQLRAFYLDLQDDRLTSALGIVHSRFSTNTFPSWPLAHPFRRVAHNGEINTVTGNENWMRAREALIKTDVFGGQDLDKIVPVCTPGASDTARFDEVLELLHLGGRSLPHAMLMMIPEAWERHESMDPARRAFYQYHASLMEPWDGPASVCFTDGTVIGAVLDRNGLRPSRIWVTSDGLVVMASEAGVLDLDPATVVKKMRLQPGRMFLVDTAQGRIVADEEIKAELASEQPYREWLDAGLFNVDELPPGDYVRMPHHRVVLRQQAFGYTYEELNLLVAPMARTGAEALGSMGTDTPVAVLSARPRMFYDYFQQLFAQVTNPPLDAIREEVVTSLSGTVGPEGDLLNPGAASCRQIVLPQPILRNAELSKLICVDPDHEIRGHKHGLRAAVIRCLYPVNRGGQGLKEALDNVRAKVSSAIRDGARIIVLSDRESNEQMAPIPSLLSVSAVHHHLVRERTRTQVGLVVEAGDAREVHHMACLVGFGAAAINPYMAFESIEDMVDRGVIADISSDQAKANYVKAAGKGVLKVMSKMGISTLASYTGAQLFQAIGISQKVLDEYFTGLSCPVGGIDLDDIADDVAARHALAYLDRPDEWAHRELEVGGEYQWRREGEYHLFNPDTVFKLQHATRTGQYSIFKEYTSLVDDQSERMASLRGLLKFREGDRASVPIDEVESAAEIVKRFSTGAMSYGSISAEAHETLAIAMNRLGGRSNSGEGGESVSRFDREENGDWRRSAIKQVASGRFGVTSHYLSNCTDIQIKMAQGAKPGEGGQLPGHKVYPWVAEVRHSTPGVGLISPPPHHDIYSIEDLAQLIHDLKNANPQARVHVKLVSENGVGTVAAGVSKAHADVVLISGHDGGTGATPLTSQKHAGAPWELGLAETQQTLLLNGLRDRIVVQVDGQLKTGRDVVVAALLGAEEFGFATAPLVVAGCIMMRVCHLDTCPVGVATQNPELRKRFNAKPEFVENFFMFIAEEVRELMAQLGFRTVNEMVGQVGALDTAQAAKHWKAHKLDLAPVLHEPESAFMNQDLYCSSRQDHGLDKALDQQLIAQCREALDSASPVRFSTTISNVNRTVGTMLGHEVTKAYGGQGLPDGTIDITFTGSAGNSFGAFVPSGITLRVYGDANDYVGKGLSGGRVVVRPSEGAPADYVAEDNIIAGNVILFGATSGRLFLRGQVGERFAVRNSGAHAVVEGVGDHGCEYMTGGRVVILGPTGRNFAAGMSGGVGFVYDPDEVLADNLNAEMVELEALEDSESEDAVWLRGMIQEHVDATDSAVGQRILADWSVELRHFKKVMPRDYKRVLEAIAEAEQTGANVDEAIMAAANA